One segment of Pseudomonadota bacterium DNA contains the following:
- a CDS encoding LysR family transcriptional regulator codes for MTGAMMDWDKLRVFHAVALAKSLTKAGETLNLSQSAVSRQISGLEEHMGIALFHRHARGLMLTEQGEILCRTVSEMVMKLQQTEISLAEATAKPKGPFKLTVPSTFGTLWLSAQMKEFTELYPDIEVTLICEDRALDLATRQADAAIRFYPARHPDLVQIPIMSLRNSLYASNDYLRLHGVPQRVSDLAQHRLLGFDTSLGDLPFTEVNWMFELGAKLQLRPFFRVNSLIAMRSAVKQGMGIAALPDYLVHRTRHISRVLPEVAGPVTEAWYVYPMELKNSKRIAVFRNFVTQKIAESNF; via the coding sequence ATGACTGGGGCGATGATGGACTGGGATAAGCTGCGGGTTTTTCATGCGGTGGCGCTGGCGAAAAGCCTCACCAAAGCGGGGGAAACGCTCAATCTCAGCCAGTCGGCGGTGAGTCGTCAGATTTCGGGGCTGGAGGAACATATGGGCATTGCCCTGTTCCACCGCCACGCGCGCGGGCTGATGCTGACCGAGCAGGGCGAGATTTTATGCCGCACGGTCTCCGAGATGGTCATGAAACTGCAGCAAACCGAAATCAGCCTCGCCGAGGCGACGGCCAAGCCCAAGGGGCCGTTCAAACTGACCGTGCCCTCGACCTTCGGCACGCTGTGGCTGTCGGCGCAGATGAAGGAGTTCACGGAGCTCTATCCCGATATTGAGGTGACGCTGATTTGCGAAGACCGCGCGCTCGACCTGGCGACGCGGCAGGCGGATGCGGCGATTCGTTTTTACCCGGCGCGCCACCCGGACCTGGTGCAGATCCCGATCATGAGCTTGCGCAATTCGCTCTATGCCAGCAACGATTACCTGCGGCTGCACGGGGTGCCGCAGCGGGTGAGCGATTTGGCGCAGCACCGGTTGCTGGGGTTCGATACGTCGCTGGGCGACCTGCCGTTTACCGAGGTGAACTGGATGTTCGAGCTGGGCGCGAAGCTGCAGTTGCGGCCATTTTTCCGGGTGAATTCGCTGATCGCGATGCGCTCGGCGGTGAAGCAGGGGATGGGGATCGCGGCGTTGCCGGATTATCTGGTCCACCGCACGCGCCATATCAGCCGCGTGCTGCCGGAGGTGGCTGGGCCCGTGACCGAGGCGTGGTATGTCTACCCGATGGAACTCAAAAACTCGAAGCGGATCGCAGTGTTTCGCAATTTTGTGACGCAGAAGATTGCCGAGAGTAATTTTTAA
- a CDS encoding type II secretion system F family protein produces MNLIFAFLAGVVVFCGYLLFDKAIADKKRRDSIRARLAPDGSSLSDEQQEASINLTGDPSPFAANLLSVLRSLTTGVDDSIRKLERRFAQAGSASPNGPIYYLFFKRIGSLVCFVLALACFLGANGDNELLFGVIGFFILIIGFFGPYLYLQNMIDRRKKILQRAFPDTLDLLLICVEAGLALDASLNRVCNELGRAHPEMTAELNRTRLELALINDRVRALMNLGERTDMVAFRSLVSALIQSERFGTSLTDTLRVLSEEFRVQRLTDAEVKAARLPVMMTVPLICFLMPALFIIVLGPAMVGVSHSSDEISSGAAPR; encoded by the coding sequence ATGAATTTAATCTTCGCATTCCTTGCGGGCGTGGTCGTTTTCTGCGGATACCTGCTGTTCGACAAAGCCATCGCCGATAAAAAGCGCCGCGATTCCATCCGCGCCCGCCTCGCGCCCGATGGCAGCAGCCTGAGCGATGAGCAGCAGGAAGCCTCCATCAACCTGACCGGCGACCCATCCCCTTTCGCTGCCAACCTGCTATCGGTGCTGCGCAGCCTCACCACCGGGGTGGATGACTCGATCCGCAAGCTTGAGCGACGCTTTGCCCAGGCCGGCTCCGCCTCGCCCAATGGGCCGATCTATTACCTCTTCTTCAAGCGCATCGGCTCGCTGGTCTGCTTCGTTCTTGCCCTTGCCTGCTTCCTGGGTGCCAACGGCGATAATGAGCTGCTGTTTGGCGTCATTGGCTTTTTCATCCTCATCATTGGCTTCTTTGGCCCCTATCTCTACCTGCAAAACATGATCGACCGGCGCAAAAAAATCCTCCAGCGCGCCTTCCCCGATACGCTCGACCTGCTGCTGATCTGCGTCGAAGCCGGTCTGGCGCTGGATGCCTCGCTGAACCGCGTCTGCAACGAGCTGGGCCGCGCCCATCCCGAAATGACCGCCGAACTGAACCGCACCCGCCTTGAGCTTGCCCTCATCAACGACCGCGTGCGCGCGCTGATGAACCTTGGCGAACGCACCGACATGGTTGCCTTCCGCTCGCTGGTGTCAGCCCTCATCCAGTCCGAGCGTTTCGGCACCTCGCTGACCGATACGCTGCGCGTCCTTTCTGAGGAATTCCGCGTGCAACGACTGACCGATGCCGAGGTCAAAGCCGCCCGCCTACCGGTGATGATGACCGTCCCGCTGATCTGCTTCCTGATGCCTGCGTTGTTCATCATCGTGCTTGGCCCGGCAATGGTCGGCGTCAGCCACAGCAGTGACGAAATCTCCAGCGGCGCCGCTCCGCGCTAA
- the uvrB gene encoding excinuclease ABC subunit UvrB codes for MSIRRLASAPFQLVSEFTPGGDQPTAIAQLVEGLNADQKNQVLLGVTGSGKTFTMAQVIAKTQRPAIILAHNKTLAAQLYSEMKHFFPHNAVEYFVSYYDYFQPEAYIARTDTFIEKDSSINEQIDRMRHSATRALLERRDVIVVASVSCIYGIGSVATYTAMTKTVQAGTEVVQQKLLKELTELLYKRNDMAFTRGTFRVRGDNVDLFPAHLEDRAWRFSFFGDDLESIHEFDPLTGERGQALAEVTIFANSHYVTPRPTVDQAIKQIKTDLVDRVKWFEKEGKLLEAQRIGQRTAFDLEMLVETGMCRGIENYTRYLNGSAIGEPPPTLFQYVPQDAILFVDESHVTLSQIRGMYNGDRSRKLVLSEHGFRLPACLDNRPLKFEEWDSLRPQTICVSATPAELELSWTNGQFAEQVIRPTGLVDPVCIIRPVATQVDDLLAEAHVTIKKGQRVLVTTLTKRMAEELAEYMDEAGIKVRYLHSDIDTLERIQILRDLRLGTFDVLIGVNLLREGLDIPECGLMAILDADKEGFLRSKTSLIQTIGRAARNVDSRVLLYADKMTDSLKGALEETERRRAIQQAHNKKHGITPTSTTAKLSDVKNEAADAQAAAHATESNTGIGFTEGSLDTHIATLRKQMLKAAADLEFEEASRLRDQLKKAESLLMELPIGDGLYGRVEQVIKAPKVKKKR; via the coding sequence ATGTCCATCCGCCGCCTCGCATCCGCGCCTTTTCAGCTCGTCTCGGAATTTACCCCCGGTGGCGACCAGCCGACCGCCATCGCCCAACTGGTCGAGGGGCTCAATGCCGATCAGAAAAACCAGGTGCTGCTGGGCGTCACCGGCTCGGGCAAAACCTTCACCATGGCGCAGGTGATCGCCAAAACCCAGCGCCCAGCCATCATCCTCGCCCATAATAAAACACTGGCCGCCCAGCTCTATTCCGAGATGAAGCATTTCTTCCCGCACAACGCGGTCGAATATTTCGTCTCTTATTACGATTATTTCCAGCCCGAAGCCTATATCGCCCGCACCGATACCTTCATCGAGAAGGACTCTTCCATCAACGAGCAGATCGATCGCATGCGCCACTCCGCCACCCGCGCCCTGCTCGAACGGCGCGACGTGATCGTCGTCGCCAGCGTCAGCTGCATCTACGGTATCGGCTCGGTCGCCACCTATACGGCGATGACCAAAACCGTGCAGGCCGGCACCGAGGTCGTGCAGCAAAAGCTGCTGAAAGAGCTCACCGAGCTGCTCTACAAACGCAACGACATGGCCTTCACCCGCGGCACCTTTCGCGTGCGCGGCGACAATGTCGATCTCTTTCCTGCCCACTTGGAAGACCGCGCCTGGCGTTTCAGCTTCTTCGGCGACGACCTCGAATCCATCCATGAATTCGACCCCCTCACCGGCGAGCGCGGGCAGGCGCTGGCGGAAGTCACCATCTTCGCCAACAGCCATTACGTCACCCCCCGCCCCACCGTCGATCAGGCAATCAAGCAGATCAAAACCGACCTTGTCGACCGCGTGAAATGGTTCGAGAAAGAAGGCAAGCTGCTCGAAGCCCAGCGCATTGGCCAGCGCACCGCCTTCGACCTTGAAATGCTGGTCGAAACCGGCATGTGCCGCGGCATCGAGAACTACACCCGCTACCTTAACGGCAGCGCCATCGGCGAGCCACCACCCACCCTCTTCCAATATGTGCCGCAGGATGCCATCCTGTTCGTCGATGAATCCCACGTCACCCTCAGCCAGATCCGCGGCATGTATAATGGCGATCGCTCGCGCAAACTGGTGCTTTCGGAGCACGGCTTCCGCCTGCCCGCCTGCCTCGATAACCGCCCCCTGAAATTCGAGGAATGGGACAGTTTGCGCCCACAAACCATTTGCGTTTCCGCCACCCCTGCGGAACTTGAGCTAAGCTGGACCAACGGCCAATTCGCCGAACAGGTCATCCGCCCGACGGGCCTTGTCGATCCCGTCTGCATCATCCGCCCGGTCGCCACCCAGGTCGATGATTTGCTGGCCGAAGCGCATGTCACCATCAAAAAAGGCCAGCGCGTGCTGGTCACCACCCTCACCAAGCGCATGGCCGAAGAACTCGCCGAATATATGGACGAAGCGGGCATCAAAGTACGTTACCTCCATTCGGATATCGACACGCTCGAACGCATCCAGATCCTGCGCGATTTGCGGCTGGGCACGTTCGATGTGCTCATCGGCGTCAACCTGCTGCGCGAGGGGCTCGACATCCCCGAATGCGGCCTGATGGCGATTCTCGATGCCGACAAGGAAGGCTTCCTGCGCAGCAAAACCTCGCTCATCCAAACCATCGGCCGCGCCGCCCGCAATGTTGATTCCCGCGTGCTGCTCTATGCCGATAAAATGACCGATTCCCTCAAAGGTGCGCTCGAGGAAACCGAGCGCCGCCGCGCCATTCAGCAGGCGCACAACAAAAAACATGGCATCACCCCAACCTCCACCACCGCCAAGCTTTCGGATGTGAAAAACGAAGCGGCCGATGCGCAGGCCGCCGCCCACGCGACCGAAAGCAATACCGGCATCGGCTTCACCGAAGGCTCGCTCGACACCCACATCGCCACGCTGCGCAAACAAATGCTCAAAGCCGCCGCCGATCTCGAATTCGAAGAAGCCAGCCGCCTGCGCGACCAGCTGAAAAAAGCAGAAAGCCTGCTCATGGAACTACCCATCGGCGACGGCCTCTACGGCCGCGTCGAACAGGTAATCAAAGCACCGAAGGTGAAGAAAAAGCGCTAA
- the phaZ gene encoding polyhydroxyalkanoate depolymerase has protein sequence MTKTDEKKRYRNKEGRDNTMATLFENTGLYSLKEFQNAAMAPSRMMASAAKSMFNNPMNPLSYTSVGRQMAAAGELVERITQSYPKPDFNITYTNIGGKHVDVWEEVALDKPFCKLLHFKRAGKQTGAKLLIVAPMSGHYATLLRGTVEALLPHHDVYITDWQNARDIPLYKGVFDLNTYVDYCVEFLRFLGEGTHTMAVCQPSVPLLAAVALMNEIKDPCAPRTMTLMGGPVDTRKAPTKVNQFSKEHPMEWFESNVITRVPLNYPGFTRRVYPGFLQLAGFMSMNFERHKDSHIKLFQDLVEGDGDAAQAHRNFYNEYLAVADLPAEFYLQTIEEVFHKHSLPDGQFYHYDHRVRPDAITKTAILAIEGELDDISGLGQTKAALEIATALPDSKKKYHMAAGVGHYGIFNGRKWREQIRPVITSWMEKNS, from the coding sequence ATGACAAAAACCGACGAAAAAAAACGCTACCGCAACAAAGAAGGACGCGACAACACCATGGCAACCCTATTCGAAAATACCGGGCTCTATAGCCTCAAGGAATTCCAAAACGCCGCAATGGCCCCCTCGCGCATGATGGCCAGCGCCGCCAAAAGCATGTTCAACAACCCGATGAACCCGCTCTCCTACACCAGCGTTGGCCGCCAGATGGCCGCCGCCGGCGAGCTGGTCGAGCGCATCACCCAATCTTACCCGAAACCGGATTTCAACATCACCTACACCAATATCGGCGGCAAACATGTCGATGTGTGGGAAGAAGTCGCGCTTGATAAACCCTTCTGCAAGCTGCTGCATTTCAAGCGCGCGGGCAAACAAACCGGTGCCAAGCTGCTCATCGTCGCCCCCATGTCGGGCCATTACGCCACCTTGCTGCGCGGCACCGTGGAAGCCCTGCTGCCGCACCACGATGTGTACATCACCGACTGGCAAAACGCGCGCGACATCCCGCTCTATAAAGGCGTGTTCGACCTCAACACCTATGTCGATTATTGCGTCGAGTTCCTGCGTTTCCTGGGCGAAGGCACCCACACCATGGCGGTCTGCCAGCCATCGGTGCCGCTGCTGGCCGCCGTCGCCCTCATGAACGAAATCAAAGACCCCTGCGCCCCACGCACCATGACGCTGATGGGCGGCCCGGTCGATACGCGCAAAGCGCCGACCAAGGTCAACCAGTTCAGCAAAGAACACCCGATGGAGTGGTTCGAGTCCAACGTCATCACCCGCGTGCCGCTCAATTACCCCGGCTTCACCCGCCGCGTGTATCCCGGCTTCCTGCAGCTGGCGGGCTTCATGAGCATGAATTTCGAGCGCCACAAGGATTCCCATATCAAGCTGTTCCAGGATCTGGTGGAAGGCGATGGCGACGCCGCCCAGGCGCACCGCAATTTCTATAACGAATATCTCGCGGTCGCCGATCTGCCCGCCGAATTCTACCTGCAAACCATCGAGGAAGTGTTCCACAAACACTCCCTGCCGGATGGCCAGTTCTACCATTACGACCACCGCGTGCGGCCGGATGCGATCACCAAAACCGCCATCCTCGCCATCGAAGGTGAGCTGGATGATATTTCCGGCCTCGGCCAGACCAAAGCGGCGCTGGAAATCGCGACCGCCCTGCCCGACAGCAAAAAGAAATACCATATGGCTGCCGGTGTCGGCCATTACGGCATTTTCAACGGCCGCAAATGGCGCGAGCAAATCCGCCCGGTCATCACCAGCTGGATGGAGAAAAATAGCTAG
- a CDS encoding CpaF family protein: MFGKKGAEPTASTEPLAPSPLANPGGLPPAASVRAGSLTSSIATTGEKAPHLAAPLARYRDINLETEDYSEAKQWMIGELLDQVDFQALEQHSTERKRTRVQEACDKLTPKLPIPLTAAQLNLLKSQALDEILGFGPIEPLLRDPDVNDIMINTAKKVYIENKGKIYVTDIVFANEQHLVGVIQRIVSRVGRRIDEANPMVDARMPDGSRFNAIIPPLALDGALVSIRKFKKNKLPLSDYIAYGSMSPAMAQFLAIASAIRLNIIISGGTGSGKTTLLNALSGHIDPTERVITIEDAAELLLHQPHVLRLETRPASTEGRGEINQRMLVRNALRMRPDRIILGEMRGDEVIDVLSAMNTGHDGSMATIHANSPKDSLRRIENLVAMSAVQVQANSVRYQIASAVNLVVQIQRMRDGSRRVTHIEEVLAFDGGEIATQTLFSYHFQGMGSDGKLIGEFIAHPVRPTLLTRAEYFGRSEEMLACFNPTNVN, translated from the coding sequence ATGTTTGGCAAAAAAGGGGCAGAACCAACCGCATCGACTGAGCCCCTCGCGCCCTCGCCGCTCGCTAACCCTGGTGGCCTGCCTCCGGCAGCATCGGTGCGGGCCGGCTCGCTCACCAGCAGCATCGCCACCACCGGCGAAAAAGCCCCCCATTTGGCCGCCCCGCTGGCCCGTTACCGCGATATCAACCTCGAAACCGAGGATTACAGCGAAGCCAAGCAATGGATGATCGGCGAGCTGCTCGACCAGGTCGATTTCCAGGCGCTGGAGCAGCACAGCACCGAGCGCAAACGCACCCGGGTGCAGGAAGCCTGCGACAAACTCACCCCGAAACTGCCTATCCCGCTCACTGCGGCGCAGCTTAACCTTCTCAAATCCCAGGCGCTGGATGAGATCCTTGGTTTCGGCCCCATCGAGCCGCTGCTGCGCGATCCCGATGTCAACGACATCATGATTAACACCGCCAAAAAGGTCTATATCGAGAATAAGGGCAAAATCTACGTCACCGACATCGTTTTTGCCAACGAACAGCATTTGGTCGGCGTCATCCAGCGTATCGTCAGCCGCGTCGGCCGCCGGATCGACGAAGCCAACCCCATGGTCGATGCCCGTATGCCCGATGGCTCGCGCTTCAACGCCATCATCCCCCCCCTCGCGCTGGATGGTGCGCTGGTCTCGATCCGTAAATTCAAGAAAAACAAGCTGCCCCTGAGCGATTATATCGCGTACGGCTCGATGAGCCCGGCCATGGCGCAATTCCTTGCCATCGCCAGCGCCATTCGCCTCAACATCATCATTTCCGGCGGCACCGGGTCGGGTAAAACCACCCTGCTCAACGCACTATCTGGCCATATCGACCCCACCGAGCGCGTCATCACCATCGAGGATGCGGCAGAATTGCTGCTCCACCAACCCCACGTGCTGCGCCTCGAAACCCGCCCCGCCTCGACCGAAGGCCGCGGTGAAATCAACCAACGCATGCTGGTGCGCAACGCCCTGCGGATGCGGCCGGACCGGATTATCCTGGGCGAAATGCGCGGCGACGAAGTGATCGACGTGCTGTCGGCCATGAACACCGGCCATGACGGCTCGATGGCCACCATCCACGCCAACAGCCCCAAAGATAGCCTGCGCCGCATCGAAAACCTCGTCGCCATGTCGGCGGTGCAGGTGCAAGCCAATTCCGTGCGCTACCAGATCGCCAGCGCCGTCAATCTGGTCGTCCAGATCCAGCGGATGCGCGATGGTAGCCGCCGCGTCACCCATATCGAGGAAGTCCTCGCCTTCGACGGCGGCGAAATCGCCACCCAAACGCTTTTCTCCTACCATTTTCAAGGAATGGGCAGCGATGGCAAGCTCATTGGTGAGTTTATAGCACACCCCGTCCGGCCTACATTGCTTACCCGCGCCGAATATTTCGGGCGAAGCGAGGAGATGCTTGCATGTTTCAACCCAACCAACGTAAATTAG
- a CDS encoding type II secretion system F family protein → MSPLIIALAIGVAAYVIFVIAVPKVVPKDSDDYLRSALDRMAEENKAAEMVHAEVLRDQLNDTTKLVRTMFGLSIMRPLYEAGLQAGYGSNLQKLAIIMLMTFALTLGGMLYVGLGAISLLAALVLAYYVPLRHCKKRVIKRNHKFIDQFPDALDMIVRSVRSGFPLSVALQMLAENAEEPVRAEFRQVTDEIALGRSLNQALARLATRINEPDIRFFVVVLTVQQETGGNLAEIVGNLSSIIRKRKQIRHKIRAMTAEGKATGYVLGALPVIVFLALYAVQPDYLDPFFNDPLGMRLLAGAIGLLVACYFLVKQMINVDI, encoded by the coding sequence ATGAGCCCATTGATTATAGCCCTTGCCATCGGCGTCGCTGCGTATGTCATCTTCGTCATCGCCGTACCCAAAGTGGTACCGAAAGATTCGGACGACTACCTGCGCAGTGCGCTTGATCGCATGGCGGAAGAAAATAAAGCCGCCGAAATGGTGCATGCCGAAGTGCTGCGCGACCAGTTGAACGACACCACGAAGCTCGTGCGCACCATGTTTGGCCTGAGCATCATGCGCCCGCTCTACGAAGCAGGGCTGCAAGCGGGTTATGGCAGCAACCTGCAAAAGCTTGCCATCATCATGCTGATGACATTTGCCCTCACCCTGGGCGGCATGCTGTATGTCGGGCTGGGTGCCATCAGCCTTCTCGCCGCGCTCGTACTCGCCTATTACGTGCCGCTGCGCCATTGCAAAAAGCGTGTCATCAAGCGCAACCATAAATTCATCGACCAGTTCCCTGATGCACTTGATATGATCGTGCGTTCGGTGCGCTCCGGCTTCCCCCTGTCCGTGGCCCTGCAAATGCTTGCCGAGAATGCGGAAGAGCCCGTGCGCGCCGAATTCCGGCAGGTGACGGATGAAATTGCCCTTGGCCGCAGCCTTAACCAGGCCCTCGCGCGCCTTGCCACCCGCATCAACGAGCCCGATATCCGCTTCTTTGTGGTGGTACTCACAGTGCAGCAGGAAACCGGCGGCAACCTTGCAGAAATCGTCGGCAACCTGTCGAGCATCATCCGTAAGCGCAAGCAGATCCGCCATAAAATCCGCGCCATGACCGCCGAAGGCAAAGCCACCGGCTATGTGCTCGGCGCCTTGCCGGTCATCGTGTTTCTCGCCCTGTACGCCGTCCAGCCGGATTACCTCGATCCGTTCTTCAACGATCCGCTTGGCATGCGGTTGCTGGCCGGGGCTATCGGCTTGCTCGTCGCCTGCTATTTCCTCGTCAAACAAATGATCAACGTGGACATTTAA
- a CDS encoding type II and III secretion system protein family protein: MKNPFLTSLTHRMAITALCLCAAGMMLAPRAEAKATRSAPQGGAIFYVPLNRSELITTSSDMSEVVVTDPDVANVLVHGKRKVSVIGLSVGQTTLRIFDANHKALRNVDVFVTYDLPAVRRALKQFLPNESIGVSMVNTRMALTGDVSSASAAATAVQIAEEFIRGKLSDTQVESRVAHDDKANLSPIINLMKISSGQQVMLRIRIGEAQRTAVKNLGVSLQAFGSSDSLPLLLGTGVGRLVTDATTGASSFQYKTIQGSSSTSAFLTGSIYTPGNTGIGAAIEALERDGLIKILAEPNLTALSGEEAQFLAGGEFPIPVPQQQGTTTIEYKPFGVALKFTPYVLSPNRIRIQVNPEVSQLSNDNSIRTSDGFTAPSLITRRASTTVELAPGESFMIAGLMRDDINTSIDQLPGAGNIPVLGALFRSTAYNRNETELVISVTPYLVDPIKGSDIKLPTDDFKPATFMDSIFFGALSGNKARKDTSLEGPTGFMTDN, translated from the coding sequence ATGAAGAATCCATTCCTCACCTCCCTCACCCACCGTATGGCGATCACCGCCCTGTGCCTTTGTGCTGCAGGCATGATGCTTGCCCCACGCGCCGAGGCGAAAGCCACTCGTAGCGCGCCACAAGGGGGTGCCATCTTCTATGTTCCGCTCAACCGTTCGGAGCTGATCACCACCTCCTCGGACATGTCCGAAGTGGTTGTCACTGATCCGGATGTAGCCAACGTGCTCGTCCATGGTAAGCGCAAGGTCTCGGTCATCGGTCTTTCCGTCGGCCAAACCACCTTACGTATTTTCGATGCGAACCATAAAGCCCTGCGCAACGTCGATGTCTTCGTGACCTACGATCTTCCCGCTGTGCGCCGCGCGCTCAAGCAATTCCTGCCGAATGAATCCATCGGCGTCAGCATGGTCAACACCCGCATGGCCCTCACCGGCGACGTGTCCAGCGCCAGCGCTGCCGCCACCGCCGTCCAGATCGCGGAAGAATTTATTCGCGGCAAACTGTCCGACACGCAGGTCGAATCCCGTGTTGCACACGATGATAAAGCGAACCTGTCGCCGATTATCAACCTGATGAAAATCAGCTCCGGCCAGCAGGTGATGCTGCGTATCCGGATCGGTGAAGCACAGCGTACGGCAGTGAAAAACCTTGGCGTCAGCTTGCAGGCCTTCGGCAGCAGCGACAGCCTCCCGCTGTTGCTTGGCACCGGCGTTGGCCGCCTTGTCACCGACGCCACCACTGGCGCCAGCTCCTTCCAGTACAAAACGATTCAGGGATCGAGTTCCACCAGCGCTTTCCTCACCGGTTCCATCTACACGCCAGGCAACACCGGCATTGGTGCCGCCATCGAAGCGCTGGAGCGCGATGGGCTGATCAAGATTCTCGCCGAGCCAAACCTTACCGCCCTGTCGGGTGAAGAGGCGCAGTTCCTCGCCGGGGGTGAATTCCCGATTCCGGTTCCTCAGCAACAAGGCACCACCACCATCGAATATAAACCCTTTGGTGTGGCGCTTAAATTCACGCCCTACGTGCTGAGCCCGAACCGCATCCGTATTCAGGTGAACCCGGAAGTATCCCAACTCAGCAACGACAATTCCATCCGCACCTCCGATGGCTTTACGGCACCGTCACTCATCACCCGCCGCGCCTCGACCACGGTCGAGCTTGCCCCGGGCGAAAGTTTCATGATCGCCGGGCTGATGCGTGATGACATCAATACCTCAATCGACCAGCTGCCCGGCGCAGGCAATATCCCTGTGCTTGGTGCACTGTTCCGCTCGACCGCTTATAACCGCAACGAAACCGAGCTGGTCATCTCCGTCACCCCGTATTTGGTCGATCCGATCAAAGGCTCCGACATCAAGCTACCAACGGACGATTTCAAGCCCGCCACCTTCATGGATAGCATCTTCTTCGGGGCCCTCAGCGGCAACAAAGCCCGCAAAGATACCAGCCTCGAAGGCCCGACCGGCTTCATGACAGATAACTAG
- a CDS encoding DUF535 family protein, whose translation MQRTMTHFSHATQIARSFGLRRALTFWLAAARAPEMMHGWLTFLDQHMSAASRDGLVLRVLRPYMRQHFTAETKHAMLRSHYEAMAQHFVEPAAFAAVPGVLLATLGGKTEGMYTLHLGGNTSKEGELAFIMRDGAGHALAALAGTIGADEQGQPVLWIGGLQGAKPPIGRDEIVFATRDLFGLRPKGAVLLAAQTFCRELGLGALRAPGNEGHISQRGFRRLRSKRKIYADYGQFWDEVGGTMLRAGEYLLPIEPLVRDVSEVKRHKRSEWKKRQVVSEALTASVAAVLTEMKRG comes from the coding sequence ATGCAACGCACCATGACCCATTTTTCGCACGCGACACAGATTGCCCGCAGCTTCGGCCTGCGGCGGGCATTGACATTCTGGCTGGCCGCCGCCCGCGCGCCCGAGATGATGCATGGCTGGCTGACTTTCCTTGACCAGCATATGTCGGCCGCCTCGCGCGATGGGCTGGTGCTGCGGGTGCTGCGGCCGTATATGCGCCAGCATTTTACGGCTGAGACCAAGCATGCCATGCTGCGCAGCCATTACGAGGCGATGGCGCAGCATTTTGTGGAGCCTGCAGCATTTGCGGCGGTGCCGGGCGTGCTGCTCGCCACGCTGGGTGGCAAGACGGAGGGGATGTATACGCTGCATCTGGGCGGCAATACCTCCAAGGAAGGCGAGCTGGCGTTTATCATGCGCGATGGCGCGGGGCATGCGCTGGCGGCGCTGGCGGGCACGATTGGCGCGGATGAGCAGGGCCAGCCGGTACTGTGGATCGGCGGGCTGCAGGGCGCGAAGCCGCCGATTGGTCGCGATGAAATTGTGTTCGCGACGCGTGATTTATTCGGCCTGCGGCCCAAAGGCGCGGTGCTGCTGGCGGCGCAAACCTTCTGCCGCGAGCTCGGGCTGGGCGCGCTGCGGGCGCCGGGCAATGAGGGCCATATTTCGCAGCGCGGGTTCCGCCGGTTGCGCAGCAAACGGAAGATTTATGCCGATTACGGCCAGTTTTGGGACGAGGTGGGCGGCACAATGCTGCGCGCCGGGGAATACCTGCTGCCGATTGAACCGCTGGTGCGCGATGTGAGCGAAGTAAAACGCCACAAGCGCAGCGAGTGGAAAAAGCGACAGGTGGTGAGCGAAGCGCTGACCGCCAGTGTGGCGGCGGTGCTGACGGAGATGAAACGGGGGTAG